Proteins from one Aspergillus nidulans FGSC A4 chromosome VIII genomic window:
- a CDS encoding uncharacterized protein (transcript_id=CADANIAT00002490), whose product MISPHFHISPSPVNKHLRPETQQQEQDINMMDEIELQLCLSIDPTPISTPIKETDNQKEKQKRTSQQGQTQQLQILGAKRLAENLVNHGESGTGEEGRGLTHRDISPNFGDGDGDGDGDNNRIPNGLWSEESNDHLGYLQLPPRKKVRTLFAWDPESTCQTMSEGSASAESDTDKDKNHTPNHAAQSADVFDPMSLCHPLGDTKPPSSEEPGEYMHALIASLQLLNHPHPHPDPPDIPRRPQRFEIYEDPDDMDTDGVGFFNVDLNTAWYLSPDENKENAEEDANGNRQHNHGNLSRVQSQRHRQVT is encoded by the exons ATGATCAGCCCTCACTTTCACATTAGCCCATCGCCTGTTAACAAGCACCTCCGTCCAGAAACAcagcaacaagaacaagacatCAACATGATGGATGAAATCGAACTCCAGCTTTGTCTGAGCATTGACCCAACCCCAATATCGACCCCAATT AAAGAGACCGATAACcagaaggaaaagcagaaaaggacTTCACAGCAAGGTCAGACCCAGCAGCTTCAGATCCTAGGGGCGAAACGTCTGGCGGAGAACTTGGTGAATCATGGTGAAAGTGGCactggagaagagggaagagggTTAACCCATCGGGACATCTCACCGAACTtcggagatggagatggagatggagatggggATAATAACAGGATACCAAACGGACTATGGAGTGAAGAAAGCAATGACCACCTAGGCTACTTACAACTCCCGCCGCGGAAGAAAGTCCGGACGTTATTCGCCTGGGACCCAGAATCAACATGTCAAACCATGTCCGAAGGTAGTGCCAGCGCTGAATCTGATACGGACAAGGATAAGAACCATACACCAAACCATGCAGCACAAAGCGCGGACGTATTTGACCCTATGTCTTTATGCCATCCTCTTGGCGACACTAAACCTCCTTCAAGCGAGGAACCAGGGGAATACATGCACGCCTTGATAGCCAGCCTTCAGCTATTGAACCATCCGCATCCGCATCCAGACCCACCGGATATCCCGCGACGGCCTCAACGGTTCGAGATCTACGAAGATCCAGACGACATGGATACTGATGGGGTGGGGTTTTTCAATGTCGATCTCAACACTGCATGGTATCTATCGCCGGATGAGAACAAAGAGAacgccgaggaagatgctAACGGCAATCGCCAGCACAATCACGGGAATCTCAGTCGGGTTCAAAGTCAGAGACATCGTCAGGTTACATAA